The Emcibacter nanhaiensis genome window below encodes:
- a CDS encoding winged helix-turn-helix transcriptional regulator: MSDSNYPRFCPVAMAASLLEPRWTMLVLCEMWSGSTRFSEIQRGVPGMSPGLLSKRLKEMEANGLLIRRGSGPGAHAEYLTTPLADELEPLIRGLGEWAHRNIDCETSLQDLDARMLMWNIRRKIDLLQLPKRKSVIQFILNDTPNETANYWLVAKPGEETDLCYTDPKFDVDLFVVCELCALTSAWMGHSTFEEEIDGGRISLTGHDLMQRTLTRWLMRSSYAEVQ, translated from the coding sequence ATGTCAGATTCGAATTACCCGAGATTTTGCCCTGTCGCGATGGCCGCCAGCCTGTTGGAGCCGCGCTGGACCATGCTCGTGCTGTGCGAAATGTGGTCCGGCTCGACCCGTTTCAGTGAAATCCAGCGGGGTGTTCCGGGGATGTCACCTGGTCTGCTGTCCAAGCGTTTGAAAGAGATGGAAGCCAACGGCCTCCTCATCCGCCGTGGCAGTGGTCCTGGCGCACATGCTGAGTATTTGACAACCCCGCTCGCAGATGAGCTCGAGCCGCTGATCCGCGGTCTCGGAGAATGGGCGCACCGCAACATCGACTGCGAAACGTCACTTCAAGACCTCGATGCCCGAATGCTGATGTGGAATATCCGCAGAAAAATCGATCTGTTGCAGTTGCCGAAACGAAAAAGCGTCATCCAATTCATTCTCAACGACACACCGAACGAAACGGCGAATTACTGGCTCGTGGCAAAGCCAGGCGAAGAAACTGATCTCTGCTACACTGACCCTAAGTTCGACGTTGATCTTTTTGTCGTATGTGAACTCTGTGCGCTGACATCGGCCTGGATGGGGCACTCGACATTCGAAGAAGAAATTGACGGTGGGCGAATTAGCTTGACCGGACACGATCTGATGCAACGGACTTTGAC
- a CDS encoding tautomerase family protein has protein sequence MPLVDIEVIEGVFDDEQKAKMIEKVTDAMVEVEGENMRPVTWVRVKEVRSGHWGIGGNTPSADDIKAMAAG, from the coding sequence ATGCCGCTGGTGGATATCGAAGTGATTGAAGGCGTTTTCGACGACGAACAGAAGGCAAAAATGATCGAGAAAGTGACCGATGCGATGGTCGAAGTCGAAGGCGAGAACATGCGCCCGGTGACCTGGGTCCGGGTCAAGGAAGTGCGCAGCGGTCATTGGGGGATTGGCGGCAATACGCCAAGCGCCGATGACATCAAGGCCATGGCCGCGGGATGA
- a CDS encoding OsmC family protein: MNLNRRAREAQLRAISIFTQRPERAQVVNRGSAEVRAGLCCTYEQAGHRLTLDMPGTIGGSDEGPSPGYFGRAAICGCLAIGIKMTAVRENLHLDTVRIGIEQDWDNRGVLAMEGASPVPNDTRIAIEIRSSEPEEKVGEMVSRALANDPWFLAYRDAQPVSTTISITKEIA; the protein is encoded by the coding sequence ATGAACCTGAACCGTCGTGCCAGAGAGGCGCAACTGCGCGCGATTTCCATATTCACACAGCGCCCGGAACGCGCTCAGGTGGTCAATCGTGGATCCGCCGAAGTTCGGGCTGGTCTATGCTGCACTTATGAGCAGGCTGGCCACCGACTTACCCTCGACATGCCCGGCACAATTGGGGGAAGCGATGAAGGGCCGTCGCCAGGCTATTTTGGACGTGCCGCGATTTGCGGCTGTCTCGCGATCGGGATCAAGATGACCGCGGTGCGGGAAAACCTGCACCTCGACACCGTGCGCATTGGGATCGAGCAGGACTGGGACAATCGCGGGGTGCTCGCCATGGAGGGAGCGAGCCCTGTGCCAAACGATACGCGGATCGCCATTGAGATCAGGAGCTCCGAACCCGAGGAGAAGGTCGGTGAAATGGTCAGCCGGGCACTTGCCAACGATCCATGGTTCCTCGCCTACCGGGATGCGCAGCCGGTCAGCACCACGATCTCGATCACGAAGGAGATTGCGTGA